The following are from one region of the Nicotiana tomentosiformis chromosome 7, ASM39032v3, whole genome shotgun sequence genome:
- the LOC104114703 gene encoding wall-associated receptor kinase-like 20 isoform X1, whose translation MTMTILHMRKTHLYVSLLLHFFHYSYSQKTCPNCGSLEVPYPLSTNPDCGNRDYSIRCNPHSQKLYLDTLNGSSYVILRFMASFRRMVVQPSPWLPGTCVTQDMPISEGLWLNQTLPFNVTSSNTIFLFNCSPRLLISPLNCTPSSLCHKYLHSSGHVDAKRELQCASGLDPCCTFVAGGMPSAYKIRLHSSGCRAFRSILHLDAEKPANEWEEGLEIQWSPPPEPHCRSQSDCSGASTCSPSGKNGVFCCFCNRDYYWNQTLGTCMKKKKKKHSGIVLKMSIGIVLFLAFTIVMIAVTLKRSGRFSTRARLAKTREDILKSNNGGKPAKMFCLKEIKKATNGFSKDRILGHGGFGEVYKGELRDGTIVAVKSAKVGNVKSTEQVLNEVEILSQVNHRNLVKILGCCVEAEQPLMIYEYISNGTLHDHLHGKYSTFLDWKTRLKIASQTAEALAYLHSAAYPPIYHRDVKSTNILLDKEFDVKVSDFGLSRLACPGLSHVSTCAQGTLGYLDPEYFRSYQLTDKSDVYSFGVVLLELLTSQKAVDFSRDEDSVNLVVYVIQRANNGSVAEVVDRRLLGEEEPLTRVMTGMNTFLELALACLREKKAERPCMKDVVQHLNSLLK comes from the coding sequence ATGACCATGACTATACTTCACATGAGGAAAACTCACTTGTATGTCTCACTGTTACTCCACTTCTTTCATTACTCTTATTCCCAGAAGACATGTCCAAACTGTGGTTCTCTAGAAGTTCCATATCCTTTGAGCACAAATCCTGACTGTGGCAACCGTGACTATTCTATTCGTTGTAATCCTCACTCTCAAAAACTCTATCTTGATACACTTAACGGAAGCTCTTATGTCATCCTCAGATTTATGGCCTCATTCCGGCGTATGGTGGTGCAACCATCACCCTGGCTACCTGGTACATGTGTTACACAAGACATGCCAATTAGTGAAGGACTATGGTTGAACCAGACTCTTCCTTTTAACGTTACTTCTTCTAACACTATCTTCTTATTTAATTGTTCTCCTCGGCTTCTGATATCTCCTTTAAATTGCACACCTTCTAGTTTGTGCCACAAATATCTGCATAGCTCTGGACATGTAGATGCTAAAAGGGAACTTCAATGTGCAAGTGGTCTTGATCCATGCTGCACTTTTGTCGCTGGAGGTATGCCCTCGGCGTACAAGATACGCCTTCATAGCTCAGGGTGCAGAGCATTTAGAAGCATTCTACACTTGGATGCTGAGAAGCCGGCTAATGAATGGGAGGAAGGATTGGAAATTCAATGGTCTCCACCACCTGAACCACACTGTAGATCACAATCTGATTGCTCTGGTGCTTCTACATGTTCACCTTCTGGTAAAAATGGTGTCTTTTGCTGCTTTTGCAATCGTGACTATTATTGGAACCAAACCTTAGGAACTtgcatgaagaagaagaagaagaaacattcTGGAATTGTATTAAAGATGTCTATAGGGATTGTTTTGTTTTTGGCTTTCACTATTGTGATGATTGCAGTGACCTTGAAAAGATCAGGTAGATTTTCAACCAGGGCTAGACTTGCCAAGACAAGAGAAGACATACTAAAATCAAACAACGGCGGAAAACCAGCCAAGATGTTTTGTCTCAAGGAGATAAAGAAAGCTACAAATGGATTCTCAAAAGACAGAATCTTGGGTCATGGTGGTTTTGGAGAAGTTTATAAGGGAGAGCTTCGCGATGGAACTATTGTAGCAGTAAAGTCAGCCAAAGTAGGAAATGTGAAGAGCACTGAACAAGTACTCAATGAAGTAGAGATACTTTCTCAAGTCAATCACAGGAACTTGGTCAAGATTTTAGGTTGCTGTGTCGAAGCTGAACAGCCTTTGATGATTTACGAATACATTTCCAATGGTACCCTACATGATCATTTACATGGAAAGTATTCGACCTTTCTTGACTGGAAAACAAGGTTAAAAATTGCTTCACAAACTGCAGAAGCATTGGCTTATCTTCACTCAGCTGCTTACCCTCCTATCTACCACAGAGATGTCAAATCTACAAACATACTCCTGGATAAAGAATTCGATGTCAAAGTTTCAGATTTTGGGCTATCAAGATTGGCTTGTCCGGGGTTGAGTCACGTCTCCACTTGTGCTCAGGGGACGTTAGGGTACTTGGATCCTGAATATTTTCGTAGCTACCAGCTAACTGATAAAAGTGATGTTTACAGTTTCGGGGTTGTGTTACTAGAACTTCTTACTTCTCAGAAGGCAGTTGACTTCTCACGAGACGAAGATAGTGTCAACTTGGTTGTTTATGTTATTCAGCGAGCAAACAATGGTTCCGTTGCAGAAGTGGTGGACAGACGCTTGCTTGGCGAGGAGGAGCCTTTGACTCGGGTAATGACTGGTATGAATACATTCTTGGAGCTTGCACTTGCATGTTTAAGAGAAAAAAAGGCAGAGAGACCGTGCATGAAAGATGTCGTTCAGCATCTTAATTCGCTGCTTAAGTGA
- the LOC104114704 gene encoding peptidyl-prolyl cis-trans isomerase FKBP16-4, chloroplastic: MDLLLYHPLKSTPFLHSLPSTSLSRNRPFSTNWSRTALPCVCSSTSSPLEASPKIPSLQNEGRRALMGSFLIAAAAFCLSDVAEAASTSRRALRGAKIPESEYTTLPNGLKYYDLKVGNGAEAVKGSRVAVHYVAKWRNITFMTSRQGMGVGGGTPYGFDVGQSERGTVLKGLDLGVQGMRVGGQRLLIVPPELAYGKKGVQEIPPNATIEMDIELLSIKQSPFGTAVKVVEG, encoded by the exons ATGGATCTTCTCCTCTACCATCCTCTCAAATCCACCCCTTTTCTCCACTCTCTCCCTTCCACTTCCCTCTCAA GAAACAGACCCTTTTCCACCAACTGGAGTAGAACAGCTTTACCTTGTGTCTGCTCTTCAACATCATCACCATTGGAAGCTTCACCCAAAATTCCTTCTTTGCAGAATGAAGGAAGAAGGGCCTTAATGGGTTCTTTTCTTATAGCTG CTGCTGCCTTTTGTCTTAGTGATGTGGCTGAAGCTGCTAGCACAAGCAGAAGAGCT CTTAGGGGAGCAAAAATACCAGAGAGTGAATACACAACCCTTCCTAATGGTCTAAA gtattatgacttgaaGGTCGGCAATGGAGCTGAAGCCGTGAAGGGATCTAGAGTTGCA GTCCACTATGTTGCTAAATGGAGGAACATCACGTTCATGACAAGTAGACAAGGAATGGGAGTTGGTGGGGGAACA CCATATGGATTTGACGTTGGTCAATCAGAGAGGGGAACAGTACTTAAAGGATTAGATCTCGGTGTTCAAGGGATGCGAGTAGGAGGACAG CGCCTGCTCATAGTTCCTCCAGAACTAGCTTATGGGAAAAAGGGGGTGCAAGAAATTCCTCCAAATGCAACAATTGAG ATGGATATTGAACTGCTATCTATTAAACAAAGCCCATTCGG AACTGCTGTAAAAGTCGTTGAAGGATAA
- the LOC104114701 gene encoding polyadenylate-binding protein 7, with protein MAIPPPPTASLYVGDLHHDVTDGQLFDAFSEFESLVSVRVCHDLTTGRSLCYGYVNFISPHDAVRAIEMKNHSTLNGKVIRVSWARRDSDVRISGTGNVFIKNLNDTIDSAKLQEMFQKFGNISSCKVVVSEDGRSKGYGFVQFETEESANAAIEKLNGSVVGGKQMYVGKFAKKSDRILPNPDEKYTNLFIKNLDLDISEEHLREKCSEFGKVSSLAIAKDENGVSKGFGHVNFENPDDARRAMEAMNGSKLGCKILYVARAQKKTQREQILRHLFEERRKARIIKYQGSNVYVKNIDGDVTDNELRELFSQCGNITSAKLMLDEKGVSKGFGFVCFSTPEEANKAVNSFHGFMFGQKPLYVAVAQRKEERQAQLQLKHAQGIAGLTGSSAFLPGGYPPLYYQTLHDLQVPARPRLLYQPLSMRRGWMVNGFTNSIRPACQISLIPNTSQYRQSRETKNGHMPVPYVPHLQQSTQSVASLKQSSNAQQAWQVKYTPNGRLRDMKKGFVVSSSGTSKVGSCSWGSENLSNTLAAAPPTKQKQILGEHLYPLVSQHKPNLAAKVTGMLLEMDNSELLSLLKSPASLAAMVEEAVKVVELSKTEVSNQDSIQKLHSI; from the exons ATGGCGATTCCTCCTCCTCCGACGGCGTCGCTGTACGTCGGCGACCTTCACCACGACGTCACCGATGGCCAACTCTTCGACGCATTCTCGGAGTTCGAAAGCTTGGTTTCCGTTCGCGTCTGTCATGACTTAACGACCGGCCGTTCCCTCTGTTACGGCTACGTTAACTTCATTTCTCCTCACGATG CTGTGCGTGCTATTGAGATGAAAAATCATTCCACTCTCAATGGAAAAGTTATAAGGGTTAGTTGGGCTCGTCGTGATTCTGATGTGAGAATTAGTGGAACCGGAAATGTGTTCATCAAG AATCTAAATGATACAATTGATAGTGCAAAGCTCCAAGAAATGTTCCAGAAGTTTGGAAATATCTCTTCCTGTAAAGTTGTCGTTTCTGAGGATGGAAGGAGTAAAGGATATGGCTTTGTCCAGTTTGAGACTGAGGAAAGTGCAAACGCTGCTATTGAGAAGCTCAATGGATCTGTGGTTGGAGGAAAGCAGAT GTATGTAGGTAAGTTCGCCAAAAAGAGTGACCGGATTCTGCCCAACCCTGATGAAAAGTATACAAATTTGTTTATCAAGAACTTGGATCTTGACATCTCAGAAGAGCATCTTAGAGAAAAGTGCTCTGAGTTTGGGAAAGTTAGTAGCTTGGCCATTGCAAAAGATGAGAATGGAGTTTCAAAAGGTTTTGGTCATGTGAACTTTGAGAATCCAGATGATGCTAGGAGAGCGATGGAAGCTATGAATGGATCAAAACTTG GCTGCAAGATCTTGTATGTAGCCAGAGCACAAAAGAAAACACAACGCGAACAGATATTGAGGCATTTGTTTGAGGAGAGAAGGAAGGCACGAATTATTAAGTACCAG GGTTCAAATGTGTACGTCAAAAATATTGATGGCGATGTCACGGATAATGAGTTGCGTGAATTGTTTAGTCAATGTGGCAACATCACTTCTGCAAAACTTATGCTAGATGAGAAAGGAGTCAGCAAAGGCTTTGGATTTGTATGTTTTTCTACACCAGAGGAGGCCAACAAAGCGGTGAATAGTTTTCATG GATTTATGTTTGGCCAAAAGCCATTGTATGTGGCTGTTGCTCAAAGGAAAGAGGAAAGGCAAGCTCAATTGCAGCTTAAGCATGCACAAGGCATTGCAGGACTCACCGGATCTTCAGCTTTTCTTCCTGGTGGATATCCCCCTCTTTACTACCAAACCCTTCATGATCTACAAGTACCTGCACGACCCAGGCTACTGTATCAGCCTCTGAGTATGAGGCGCGGTTGGATGGTTAATGGATTCACAAACTCTATTAGACCTGCTTGTCAAATTTCCTTG ATTCCAAATACTTCACAATATAGGCAGAGTAGGGAAACAAAGAATGGACATATGCCAGTTCCATATGTGCCTCATTTGCAGCAATCGACTCAATCAGTGGCTTCATTAAAACAATCTAGCAATGCCCAG CAAGCTTGGCAGGTCAAATATACACCAAATGGTCGTTTGCGTGATATGAAAAAAGGATTTGTTGTATCCTCTTCTGGCACTAGTAAAGTAGGATCTTGCTCTTGGGGATCAGAAAACCTGAGTAACACGCTTGCAGCTGCTCCTCCTACGAAGCAGAAACAGATACTTGGAGAGCACCTTTATCCTCTAGTTAGTCAACACAAG CCCAATCTTGCGGCAAAGGTCACGGGAATGCTCTTAGAAATGGACAACTCAGAGCTTTTATCATTGTTGAAGTCACCAGCATCTCTGGCAGCTATGGTGGAAGAAGCTGTTAAGGTGGTCGAGCTCTCTAAGACTGAAGTGTCAAATCAAGATTCAATTCAGAAGTTGCACTCAATTTAG
- the LOC104114702 gene encoding uncharacterized protein has protein sequence MYGKKGSELVQEFAESEPGQLAAFNTDLFTQVVEECNSHFLHLNSLVRKMNSKTPAESSNANRPTQNDGISNNESPDENEPPEADTSANAELPKDDNYHGLLIHHQSLIRNKRCLMAYVYNRAEVIRRLGWTLERVLPEEIEEKLSTSEKEYFKNHAATIQSYMSALDLDLGVDMVPPKDPYIKVRVLDDIGNVVLSDQLANLARHAILFIRRTDAEQYISQGLMEELTS, from the exons ATGTACGGGAAGAAAGGGAGCGAATTAGTTCAAGAATTTGCAGAGAGTGAACCTGGGCAGCTTGCGGCTTTTAAT ACTGACCTATTTACACAAGTAGTTGAAGAATGTAACAGCCATTTTCTTCACCTGAACTCTTTGGTGAG gaaaatgaactcaaaaactCCCGCTGAAAGTTCAAATGCAAACCGACCAACTCAAAATGATGGAATTTCAAACAACGAATCACCTGATGAAAATGAGCCACCTGAGGCTGATACAAGTGCAAATGCTGAGCTACCCAAAGATGATAATTACCATGGGCTGCTTATCCATCATCAGTCTCTCATTCGCAACAAACGCTGTCTGATGGCTTATGT ATATAATCGAGCAGAAGTCATTCGAAGATTGGGGTGGACCCTTGAGCGAGTCCTCCCAGAAGAAATTGAAGAGAAGCTAAGTACCTCAGAGAAAGAATATTTTAAGAATCATGCTGCAACTATCCAATCGTACATGTCAGCACTTGATCTTGATCTAGGGGTG GATATGGTGCCTCCAAAAGATCCCTATATCAAAGTGAGGGTCCTCGATGACATTGGTAATGTTGTCCTGAGCGACCAATTAGCGAACCTTGCTCGTCATGCAATTCTTTTCATTAGACGAACTGATGCAGAGCAGTACATTTCTCAG GGTTTAATGGAAGAACTCACAAGTTGA
- the LOC104114703 gene encoding wall-associated receptor kinase-like 20 isoform X2 codes for MTMTILHMRKTHLYVSLLLHFFHYSYSQKTCPNCGSLEVPYPLSTNPDCGNRDYSIRCNPHSQKLYLDTLNGSSYVILRFMASFRRMVVQPSPWLPGTCVTQDMPISEGLWLNQTLPFNVTSSNTIFLFNCSPRLLISPLNCTPSSLCHKYLHSSGHVDAKRELQCASGLDPCCTFVAGGMPSAYKIRLHSSGCRAFRSILHLDAEKPANEWEEGLEIQWSPPPEPHCRSQSDCSGASTCSPSVTLKRSGRFSTRARLAKTREDILKSNNGGKPAKMFCLKEIKKATNGFSKDRILGHGGFGEVYKGELRDGTIVAVKSAKVGNVKSTEQVLNEVEILSQVNHRNLVKILGCCVEAEQPLMIYEYISNGTLHDHLHGKYSTFLDWKTRLKIASQTAEALAYLHSAAYPPIYHRDVKSTNILLDKEFDVKVSDFGLSRLACPGLSHVSTCAQGTLGYLDPEYFRSYQLTDKSDVYSFGVVLLELLTSQKAVDFSRDEDSVNLVVYVIQRANNGSVAEVVDRRLLGEEEPLTRVMTGMNTFLELALACLREKKAERPCMKDVVQHLNSLLK; via the exons ATGACCATGACTATACTTCACATGAGGAAAACTCACTTGTATGTCTCACTGTTACTCCACTTCTTTCATTACTCTTATTCCCAGAAGACATGTCCAAACTGTGGTTCTCTAGAAGTTCCATATCCTTTGAGCACAAATCCTGACTGTGGCAACCGTGACTATTCTATTCGTTGTAATCCTCACTCTCAAAAACTCTATCTTGATACACTTAACGGAAGCTCTTATGTCATCCTCAGATTTATGGCCTCATTCCGGCGTATGGTGGTGCAACCATCACCCTGGCTACCTGGTACATGTGTTACACAAGACATGCCAATTAGTGAAGGACTATGGTTGAACCAGACTCTTCCTTTTAACGTTACTTCTTCTAACACTATCTTCTTATTTAATTGTTCTCCTCGGCTTCTGATATCTCCTTTAAATTGCACACCTTCTAGTTTGTGCCACAAATATCTGCATAGCTCTGGACATGTAGATGCTAAAAGGGAACTTCAATGTGCAAGTGGTCTTGATCCATGCTGCACTTTTGTCGCTGGAGGTATGCCCTCGGCGTACAAGATACGCCTTCATAGCTCAGGGTGCAGAGCATTTAGAAGCATTCTACACTTGGATGCTGAGAAGCCGGCTAATGAATGGGAGGAAGGATTGGAAATTCAATGGTCTCCACCACCTGAACCACACTGTAGATCACAATCTGATTGCTCTGGTGCTTCTACATGTTCACCTTCTG TGACCTTGAAAAGATCAGGTAGATTTTCAACCAGGGCTAGACTTGCCAAGACAAGAGAAGACATACTAAAATCAAACAACGGCGGAAAACCAGCCAAGATGTTTTGTCTCAAGGAGATAAAGAAAGCTACAAATGGATTCTCAAAAGACAGAATCTTGGGTCATGGTGGTTTTGGAGAAGTTTATAAGGGAGAGCTTCGCGATGGAACTATTGTAGCAGTAAAGTCAGCCAAAGTAGGAAATGTGAAGAGCACTGAACAAGTACTCAATGAAGTAGAGATACTTTCTCAAGTCAATCACAGGAACTTGGTCAAGATTTTAGGTTGCTGTGTCGAAGCTGAACAGCCTTTGATGATTTACGAATACATTTCCAATGGTACCCTACATGATCATTTACATGGAAAGTATTCGACCTTTCTTGACTGGAAAACAAGGTTAAAAATTGCTTCACAAACTGCAGAAGCATTGGCTTATCTTCACTCAGCTGCTTACCCTCCTATCTACCACAGAGATGTCAAATCTACAAACATACTCCTGGATAAAGAATTCGATGTCAAAGTTTCAGATTTTGGGCTATCAAGATTGGCTTGTCCGGGGTTGAGTCACGTCTCCACTTGTGCTCAGGGGACGTTAGGGTACTTGGATCCTGAATATTTTCGTAGCTACCAGCTAACTGATAAAAGTGATGTTTACAGTTTCGGGGTTGTGTTACTAGAACTTCTTACTTCTCAGAAGGCAGTTGACTTCTCACGAGACGAAGATAGTGTCAACTTGGTTGTTTATGTTATTCAGCGAGCAAACAATGGTTCCGTTGCAGAAGTGGTGGACAGACGCTTGCTTGGCGAGGAGGAGCCTTTGACTCGGGTAATGACTGGTATGAATACATTCTTGGAGCTTGCACTTGCATGTTTAAGAGAAAAAAAGGCAGAGAGACCGTGCATGAAAGATGTCGTTCAGCATCTTAATTCGCTGCTTAAGTGA